A stretch of Gloeocapsopsis sp. IPPAS B-1203 DNA encodes these proteins:
- a CDS encoding ABC transporter permease, giving the protein MTAKLFAPREWQLALPLAIFLHLFYVAPLAVLLASSFQTAPDVPSFTLAQYWQFFQDAVNRKVLLDTFWLGVQVTLACLLFGYPVAYIYANAPAKWKGLLTFLILLPLLTSSVVRTFGWVVILGRQGLINSLLQGVGLTEEPIRLLFTHQGVAIAMTQIQLPLMILPIVASLAQIDSRLAAASASLGGGAWRTFWKITFPLTLPGIISGCLLVFAITVSSFVTPSIIGGGQIMYMPTLIYQQGVVLLNRSFAATISAILLVMVLIVVFGLSSLGQKSRDYVR; this is encoded by the coding sequence ATGACCGCTAAGTTATTTGCCCCACGAGAATGGCAGTTAGCACTACCACTCGCCATTTTCTTGCATTTATTCTATGTTGCACCCTTAGCTGTTTTGCTGGCATCAAGTTTTCAAACTGCACCTGATGTCCCTAGCTTTACTTTGGCGCAATACTGGCAATTTTTCCAGGATGCCGTAAATCGTAAGGTTTTACTCGATACTTTTTGGTTAGGAGTGCAAGTAACGCTTGCTTGTTTATTATTTGGATATCCTGTTGCGTATATCTATGCGAATGCACCCGCAAAGTGGAAGGGACTTCTGACATTTTTGATTTTGTTACCACTGCTCACAAGTTCGGTGGTGCGGACTTTTGGCTGGGTTGTCATTTTAGGAAGACAAGGACTGATCAATTCGCTTTTACAAGGCGTGGGGCTGACAGAAGAACCGATTAGATTACTGTTTACCCATCAAGGGGTGGCGATCGCCATGACGCAAATTCAGCTACCTTTGATGATTTTGCCCATCGTTGCATCTTTAGCACAGATCGATTCGCGACTCGCCGCAGCATCTGCAAGTTTGGGTGGTGGTGCTTGGCGAACATTTTGGAAAATTACTTTTCCGCTAACACTACCTGGAATTATTTCCGGTTGCTTGCTTGTTTTTGCAATTACAGTCAGTTCTTTCGTGACTCCCTCGATTATCGGTGGCGGTCAAATTATGTATATGCCCACACTGATTTATCAACAAGGCGTCGTGCTTTTAAATCGTTCATTTGCCGCGACGATCTCAGCAATTTTACTCGTAATGGTTTTAATCGTTGTCTTTGGACTCAGTAGTTTGGGTCAAAAAAGTCGTGATTACGTTCGCTAG
- a CDS encoding ABC transporter permease yields MSTTTTVRTSTGQFDKLDRLSFNWVMWGIAIFSLFVLTLPTLIVLIASFSSAQTLRFPPTGFSLQWYVALFNYPELWSAAITSFQAALWTTLICIVLGVCASLAMAGSRARWVAAMDALVMSPLALPGIAVGLGILTYFSLLGIRLSLITLVISHVVICIPYLIRTTLASLIQLGTSLREASTVLGASPVYTFFHVTLPLVKQGVITGAFMAFLTSFDNITVSLFLSDARTEVLPIRMWSMIENDLDVRAAAISGILIVITALLMILMERVSGLSKFLVKS; encoded by the coding sequence GTGTCAACTACTACAACCGTTCGCACTTCAACAGGTCAGTTTGATAAATTAGATCGCCTATCTTTTAATTGGGTCATGTGGGGTATTGCTATTTTTAGCCTATTTGTCCTAACATTACCAACTTTAATTGTCTTAATTGCCTCGTTCAGTTCAGCACAAACTTTGCGATTTCCGCCCACAGGTTTTTCGTTGCAGTGGTATGTAGCGCTGTTCAACTATCCCGAATTATGGTCAGCAGCGATAACCAGTTTTCAAGCTGCGTTGTGGACAACGTTAATTTGTATCGTACTCGGTGTTTGTGCTTCTTTGGCAATGGCAGGAAGTCGCGCCCGCTGGGTAGCTGCGATGGATGCACTAGTGATGTCACCGTTGGCTTTACCAGGTATTGCCGTAGGTTTAGGAATTCTGACTTATTTCAGTTTATTGGGAATTAGACTTTCCTTAATTACACTTGTGATTAGTCACGTTGTTATTTGTATTCCTTACCTGATCCGCACGACGCTTGCGAGTTTAATTCAACTGGGAACATCGCTGCGGGAAGCTTCAACTGTACTAGGTGCAAGTCCTGTTTATACCTTCTTTCACGTCACGCTACCGCTAGTTAAACAGGGTGTCATTACAGGCGCATTCATGGCATTTTTGACTTCGTTTGACAATATCACGGTTTCCTTGTTTTTATCCGATGCTCGTACGGAAGTTTTACCAATTCGGATGTGGTCAATGATTGAAAACGATTTAGATGTCCGCGCCGCAGCCATTTCAGGAATTCTAATTGTGATCACGGCGTTGTTGATGATCCTGATGGAGCGTGTCTCAGGTTTATCTAAGTTCTTGGTTAAGTCTTAA
- a CDS encoding hydroxyisourate hydrolase, producing the protein MAGGISIHVVDVTRGLPAAGMEVEIFKGGDQIAAGVLSHQGVLDHSVVRGENVEPGNYEVVFHIGEFYRQLGYALPDEFPFLDIVPFRFGISEVEQHYHLPLKVSPWGFSLFRGG; encoded by the coding sequence ATGGCAGGTGGAATTTCAATTCATGTTGTTGATGTCACGCGGGGACTACCCGCCGCTGGAATGGAAGTGGAGATTTTCAAAGGCGGCGATCAGATTGCAGCAGGTGTGTTATCGCACCAAGGCGTGTTAGATCATTCTGTGGTTCGGGGTGAAAATGTTGAGCCTGGTAACTACGAAGTTGTCTTTCATATTGGTGAGTTTTACCGTCAACTTGGTTACGCTTTACCTGATGAATTTCCCTTTCTAGATATTGTTCCGTTTCGATTTGGTATTAGTGAGGTCGAGCAACATTATCATCTTCCACTTAAAGTTTCACCTTGGGGTTTTTCGCTGTTTCGCGGCGGATAG
- a CDS encoding extracellular solute-binding protein, translating to MSKLFAHQFSRRTVLGAAMFAGASWLLKSCATDTTTDTSSSPQGSGQFVTAAFPGTTETLTREKIVPEFAEATGTQTSIVPLLAFEQVARLKASATNPPFDVVLLDDGQTNIAISEGLIQKFPADSSENVKNVESAFLSTEGFAPIFYAQGVVLAYNTERIQTPPTSWEALSNSNLSGSAGLVSMNSVLGTSFMVELARTRGGGESNIEPAFSMLQEILPNVNGVAANPGALLTLFQQGEVDIAPMWHNDAAYLKTRGIPVEWVVPESGLVGARYSMNVVSNPRSGLDVAVSYIDTALSDEVQSYLSSSPYFYIPANRNVQLAPEIAEQLQANTLSEFMQRVSILDWKTINTQRSAWIERFNREVQA from the coding sequence ATGTCAAAGTTGTTTGCTCATCAGTTTTCGCGTCGCACAGTTCTGGGTGCTGCTATGTTTGCGGGCGCGAGTTGGCTGCTCAAAAGTTGTGCTACTGATACAACTACAGATACATCGTCATCACCTCAAGGTAGCGGGCAGTTTGTAACAGCAGCGTTTCCTGGCACAACCGAAACGCTGACTCGCGAAAAAATAGTCCCTGAGTTTGCTGAAGCGACTGGAACACAAACAAGTATTGTGCCATTATTAGCATTTGAGCAAGTTGCACGTCTCAAAGCATCTGCAACTAATCCACCATTTGATGTGGTGCTGCTGGATGATGGACAGACAAATATTGCCATCAGCGAAGGTTTGATTCAAAAATTTCCCGCAGATTCAAGTGAAAATGTCAAAAATGTTGAGTCTGCGTTTCTGAGTACTGAAGGTTTCGCTCCCATTTTTTACGCGCAAGGAGTTGTCTTAGCTTACAACACAGAAAGAATTCAAACTCCACCGACTTCTTGGGAAGCTTTATCAAACAGCAATCTTTCTGGTAGTGCTGGCTTGGTGAGTATGAATAGCGTACTCGGAACCAGCTTTATGGTCGAGTTAGCACGCACGCGGGGAGGAGGTGAATCAAATATTGAACCTGCATTTAGTATGCTGCAAGAAATTTTACCGAATGTGAATGGTGTTGCTGCAAATCCTGGCGCATTGTTGACGTTGTTTCAACAAGGAGAAGTTGACATTGCACCAATGTGGCATAACGATGCTGCGTACTTGAAAACGCGAGGAATACCAGTAGAGTGGGTAGTACCCGAATCAGGACTTGTTGGGGCGCGTTACAGCATGAACGTTGTTAGCAATCCGCGATCGGGTTTAGATGTAGCAGTTTCGTATATTGATACAGCACTCTCTGACGAAGTGCAGTCGTATCTTTCGAGTAGTCCCTATTTCTATATTCCGGCAAATAGAAATGTACAGTTAGCACCTGAGATTGCTGAACAGCTACAAGCAAATACGTTGAGTGAGTTTATGCAAAGAGTCAGTATCTTAGATTGGAAAACAATTAATACTCAACGTTCGGCTTGGATTGAGCGCTTTAACCGAGAGGTACAGGCATAA
- a CDS encoding flavin reductase family protein produces the protein MLSFVPEEMEPRAPYHLLTSIVAPRPIAWVSTISQDGKPNLAPYSFFNAVAGFPPTIMFSVSYRQTKEPKEKDTLRNVREVKEFVCHIVDETMANAMIETAVDLPYGINEFEIAQLTTIPATDVQPLRIADAAVAMECQVTQIVPVEGATNVMVLGRVLRFHVREDLYRPEMGLVDTVRMKPITRLGGAVEYTKIGELFFLGNHG, from the coding sequence ATGCTTTCTTTTGTGCCTGAAGAAATGGAGCCTCGCGCTCCTTATCACTTACTAACTAGTATTGTTGCACCTCGTCCGATCGCTTGGGTGTCCACAATCAGTCAAGATGGTAAACCAAATCTTGCACCTTACTCGTTTTTCAATGCTGTTGCGGGTTTTCCACCCACAATCATGTTCTCGGTATCATATCGGCAAACAAAAGAACCCAAGGAAAAAGACACGTTACGCAATGTGCGCGAGGTTAAAGAGTTTGTCTGTCATATTGTCGATGAGACAATGGCAAACGCCATGATTGAAACCGCTGTTGATTTACCCTATGGCATAAATGAATTTGAAATCGCCCAACTCACTACTATTCCAGCAACTGATGTGCAGCCGTTACGGATTGCTGATGCGGCTGTGGCGATGGAGTGTCAAGTCACGCAGATTGTACCTGTAGAAGGCGCTACGAATGTGATGGTGTTAGGTCGTGTTTTGCGCTTTCATGTCCGCGAAGACTTGTATCGTCCCGAAATGGGATTAGTTGATACTGTCCGCATGAAGCCAATTACGCGGTTGGGGGGTGCGGTGGAATATACCAAGATTGGTGAGTTGTTTTTCTTGGGGAATCATGGGTGA
- a CDS encoding amidase, with protein MIDYPTAQTIVKLQHGNAVKVLEACLARIREREPVIGAWEYLNPNAFVQARHCDIVRSQGKVLGALHGVPVGIKDTFATVDMPTGWGTPIHQGRQFGYDAAVVERLKAAGAVIVGKTVTTEYAIARPNKTRNPHNPEHTPGASSSGSAAAVADGMVPIAIGTQMVGSILRPAAYCGVFGFKPSFGVISRYGLMPSSRELDHVGIFARTIADIDLVLSVLAGTDDRDPDCYGTLIAPPPQKHHPKLALILGSQWFQVEPEAKQVLLDSVTTLVAAGATVSQVAPSDFDAYLDYIEILCAVDVAANHGADYALYAQDMSLKLQQLIIRGRTIDAIAYAQARHAVVDYNITLAKILSEFDAILTPVTTGIAPYGLENTGSPVFCALWTLCGLPAISIPVGVSNGLPLGIQLVGKRLRDRGLLEIANWVVSSID; from the coding sequence ATGATAGACTATCCAACGGCTCAAACTATTGTTAAATTGCAGCACGGTAATGCTGTAAAAGTTCTTGAGGCGTGTTTGGCGCGTATTCGCGAGCGAGAACCTGTAATTGGTGCTTGGGAATACCTTAATCCAAATGCTTTTGTGCAAGCTCGACACTGTGATATAGTTCGATCGCAAGGCAAAGTATTAGGGGCGCTTCATGGTGTTCCGGTTGGGATTAAAGATACATTTGCTACCGTTGATATGCCGACGGGATGGGGAACGCCAATTCATCAAGGACGCCAGTTTGGGTATGATGCGGCAGTTGTTGAGCGACTTAAAGCTGCGGGTGCAGTGATTGTGGGGAAAACTGTAACGACTGAGTATGCGATCGCTCGCCCAAATAAAACTCGCAATCCTCATAACCCTGAGCATACTCCTGGTGCAAGTTCAAGTGGTTCAGCAGCAGCGGTAGCTGATGGAATGGTACCAATCGCAATTGGTACGCAAATGGTTGGCTCAATTTTACGCCCTGCGGCTTATTGTGGAGTTTTTGGCTTTAAACCTAGTTTTGGTGTAATTTCACGTTATGGTTTGATGCCAAGCAGTCGAGAACTCGATCATGTCGGTATCTTTGCTCGCACGATTGCAGACATTGATTTAGTATTAAGTGTTTTAGCTGGAACTGACGATCGCGATCCTGATTGTTACGGTACGCTAATTGCACCACCACCACAGAAACATCATCCCAAATTAGCACTTATTCTAGGATCGCAATGGTTTCAAGTTGAACCTGAGGCGAAGCAAGTACTTCTCGATAGCGTAACAACACTCGTTGCAGCAGGTGCTACGGTTTCACAAGTCGCACCGTCAGATTTTGATGCGTATCTCGATTATATTGAAATCCTCTGTGCGGTAGATGTTGCTGCAAATCATGGTGCAGATTACGCTCTTTATGCCCAGGATATGTCTTTAAAATTACAGCAACTTATTATTAGAGGACGAACTATAGATGCGATCGCATATGCTCAAGCTCGTCACGCGGTTGTTGATTACAATATCACACTGGCAAAAATCCTATCAGAATTTGATGCTATTTTGACACCCGTGACAACGGGTATTGCACCCTACGGTTTAGAAAATACTGGTTCTCCTGTTTTTTGTGCTTTATGGACATTGTGTGGATTACCTGCGATTAGTATACCTGTAGGTGTCAGTAACGGTTTACCCTTGGGCATTCAGCTTGTCGGAAAACGGTTACGCGATCGAGGACTACTCGAAATAGCGAACTGGGTAGTTTCGTCAATAGATTAA
- a CDS encoding FCD domain-containing protein: MTSQLPQRSKPLYEQTYLALRSAILTGEIAVNERLIESQLAQRFQVSRTPVREAIRRLQQENLLASDGDGALHITKLSLHDAIKLYDCRIALEQLSVVGACENATAEQLKAIEQTLIQAESLAQRGHKQLHDKLLDFNFDFHRLIAESSDNPWLVPLLDHLSSHTRLLRTQTLQTEPDITNIHREHRQVYEAIAHHDAPTAVKYITHHLAASQQRIIEIFERSLPISSAEKPQQEALQCPRCLSFEVSRNGRRMGKQGYICKQCGRQFLATYESSRYSAEIQQKCITLHNKGIGFREIEKLTGVNHNTIIRWVKSTSAKVYKSN, from the coding sequence TTGACTTCTCAGTTGCCACAACGTAGTAAGCCGCTATACGAACAAACGTATCTAGCCTTACGTTCAGCAATTTTAACGGGAGAAATCGCTGTAAATGAACGACTTATTGAAAGTCAACTTGCACAACGCTTTCAGGTAAGTAGAACTCCAGTTCGCGAAGCGATTCGCCGCTTACAGCAAGAAAACTTACTCGCATCGGATGGTGATGGGGCATTACACATTACTAAGCTTTCGTTACACGATGCCATTAAACTCTACGATTGCCGCATTGCACTAGAACAACTCAGTGTTGTAGGAGCCTGCGAGAACGCAACAGCAGAACAGTTAAAGGCAATTGAGCAAACACTCATTCAAGCCGAAAGCTTAGCCCAGCGAGGACACAAGCAGTTACATGATAAACTATTAGATTTCAATTTTGACTTTCATCGTTTAATTGCCGAAAGTTCAGATAATCCTTGGTTAGTGCCACTGTTGGATCATCTGTCGAGTCATACGCGACTTTTGAGAACCCAAACCTTACAAACCGAACCTGACATTACTAACATTCACAGAGAACATCGGCAAGTGTATGAAGCGATCGCCCATCATGATGCACCAACCGCCGTAAAATATATTACGCATCATCTCGCAGCAAGTCAGCAGCGCATTATTGAAATATTCGAGCGATCGCTGCCAATATCATCAGCAGAAAAACCGCAACAAGAAGCACTGCAATGCCCTCGGTGTTTATCTTTTGAGGTGAGTCGCAACGGAAGGCGTATGGGTAAGCAAGGTTACATTTGTAAACAGTGTGGACGACAGTTTCTCGCTACTTATGAGTCATCACGCTACTCAGCAGAGATTCAACAAAAGTGCATCACTTTACACAATAAGGGCATAGGATTTCGCGAAATTGAGAAACTTACGGGTGTTAACCACAATACAATTATTCGCTGGGTAAAATCTACGTCAGCTAAAGTTTATAAAAGCAATTAG
- a CDS encoding aspartate/glutamate racemase family protein has product MAKRVLLGMLTPSSNTVLEPVTSAMVSSLPEVSAHFGRFRVTEISLQEQALQQFDNKPLIDAAQLLADAKVDAIAWNGTSAGWLGFEADVQLCQQITAVTGIPATTSVLALIDILRDRQITKFGLVTPYLTDVQERIIINFAEAGFHCVAEEHLNLSVNFEFSEVTADKLTSMIRAVAAEQPQAILTFCTNLRAAPLVAELEKELGIPIYDTVAAAVWKSLCIAGVDASRVEGWGSLFSHSVSQ; this is encoded by the coding sequence ATGGCTAAGCGTGTTCTTTTAGGAATGCTTACTCCTTCTTCAAACACTGTTCTCGAACCTGTAACGAGTGCGATGGTGAGTAGCTTGCCTGAAGTTTCAGCACATTTTGGACGGTTTCGCGTTACAGAAATATCGTTGCAAGAGCAAGCATTACAGCAATTTGATAACAAGCCACTTATCGATGCTGCGCAACTTTTAGCCGATGCCAAAGTGGATGCGATCGCCTGGAATGGCACATCCGCAGGTTGGCTAGGGTTTGAGGCTGACGTGCAACTGTGTCAGCAAATTACAGCAGTGACAGGAATTCCAGCAACAACTTCGGTACTGGCATTAATAGATATTTTGCGCGATCGCCAAATCACCAAGTTTGGATTAGTTACGCCTTACCTTACCGATGTCCAAGAACGCATTATCATCAACTTTGCTGAAGCAGGGTTTCATTGTGTTGCAGAAGAACATCTCAATTTATCAGTTAACTTTGAGTTTTCGGAAGTTACCGCAGATAAACTCACGTCGATGATTCGTGCTGTGGCAGCGGAACAACCACAAGCCATTTTGACTTTTTGCACTAATTTGCGGGCTGCACCATTAGTAGCTGAATTAGAAAAAGAACTTGGTATTCCGATCTACGACACCGTTGCAGCAGCAGTTTGGAAATCACTTTGCATTGCTGGTGTTGATGCTAGCCGCGTTGAGGGATGGGGTAGTTTATTCTCGCACTCAGTTAGTCAGTAG
- the hydA gene encoding dihydropyrimidinase, whose translation MTEFDLVIRNGKVATAADVMNCDIGIRQGQIVALAAELPKGKQEIDATNKLVLPGGVDAHCHMDQPMNDGSVMADDFYTGTLSAACGGTTTVIPFACQMKGNSLKAAVEDYHQRATDKAVIDYAFHLIVTDPTPHVLDEELPELIGKGYTSFKVYMTYDDLKLSDRALLDVLAVARQEGAFVMIHAENSDCIAWMVQRLAQLGKISPRYHATARPQVVEREATHRAIALAELVDVPILIVHVSGAEAVEQIQWAQNRGLRIYAETCPQYLFLTAADLDQPEFEGAKCICSPPPRDKANQQVIWDGLCNGVFQVISSDHAPFRYADPQGKQICGTHGSFQYVPNGIPGIETRLPLLFSEGVNQGRIDLNTFVALTATNPAKLYGLYPQKGTIAIGSDADLVIWDTQRQVTIANEMLHHNVDYTPYEGIALQGYPEVTISRGEIVYQQGEVFASKGRGKFLACGLSSFARPKVYT comes from the coding sequence ATGACAGAATTTGATTTAGTCATTCGTAATGGTAAGGTAGCGACAGCAGCGGATGTGATGAATTGCGATATTGGCATCCGTCAAGGGCAAATTGTCGCACTTGCAGCGGAACTTCCCAAGGGAAAGCAAGAAATTGATGCTACCAACAAATTAGTTTTACCTGGTGGTGTTGATGCGCATTGCCACATGGATCAACCGATGAATGATGGTTCGGTAATGGCAGATGATTTTTACACTGGCACACTTTCAGCAGCGTGTGGTGGCACAACAACGGTAATTCCCTTCGCTTGTCAAATGAAAGGAAACTCACTGAAAGCAGCAGTCGAGGATTATCATCAAAGAGCAACCGACAAAGCAGTGATTGACTACGCCTTTCACTTAATTGTCACCGATCCCACGCCGCACGTTTTAGATGAAGAACTACCCGAACTTATTGGGAAGGGTTATACCTCATTCAAAGTCTACATGACTTATGACGATCTGAAATTGAGCGATCGCGCTTTACTTGATGTCTTAGCTGTAGCGCGACAAGAAGGTGCGTTTGTAATGATTCACGCAGAAAACAGCGATTGCATCGCCTGGATGGTACAGCGCCTAGCACAACTTGGTAAAATCTCTCCACGCTACCATGCCACAGCCCGTCCCCAGGTTGTCGAACGCGAGGCAACACATCGGGCGATCGCCTTAGCCGAACTTGTAGATGTACCAATTCTCATTGTTCATGTTTCTGGCGCAGAAGCCGTTGAGCAAATTCAATGGGCGCAAAATCGTGGATTACGTATCTATGCAGAAACTTGCCCGCAATACTTATTTCTGACTGCAGCTGATTTAGATCAACCTGAATTTGAAGGCGCAAAGTGTATTTGTAGCCCACCACCACGCGACAAAGCAAATCAGCAGGTGATTTGGGATGGTTTGTGTAACGGTGTGTTTCAAGTCATTTCTTCAGATCACGCACCATTTCGTTATGCCGATCCGCAAGGTAAACAAATTTGTGGCACTCACGGTTCGTTTCAATACGTTCCTAATGGTATTCCTGGCATTGAAACTCGATTACCATTGCTATTTTCTGAAGGTGTGAATCAAGGACGTATTGATTTAAATACTTTTGTTGCCTTAACTGCAACTAATCCCGCAAAACTTTACGGGTTGTATCCCCAAAAAGGTACGATCGCAATTGGTTCTGATGCAGATTTAGTCATTTGGGATACGCAGCGACAAGTCACAATCGCAAACGAGATGTTGCACCACAATGTAGACTATACGCCTTATGAAGGTATTGCACTACAAGGTTATCCCGAAGTGACAATATCGCGGGGTGAAATAGTGTATCAGCAAGGCGAGGTTTTTGCATCAAAAGGGCGCGGTAAGTTTTTAGCGTGTGGTTTATCCAGCTTCGCTCGTCCTAAAGTTTATACGTAA
- a CDS encoding amidase, whose product MNAIHQLTATELAQAIQSKQIRVVEAVAACFEQIEQHNDRLKAIMTTCCDRAEIEAKQADAAIEQGQSLGILHGVPFTAKDLTPTAGVRTTFGSVIYQDYVPQHDELCVARSRSHGGILIGKTNTPEFGLGAHCTNSLYGPTANPYNPNYTCGGSSGGAAVAVATGMCYLAQGTDMGGSVRTPASFCNIVGLRPSAGRIPRRRKMLLWDYLDTDGILARTVEDAALMLAAMAGEDWGDPLSVGSQWNRPDFSLQMCDRLPNSIRVGFSANLGIAKIDAEVEAVFDGAIAQIADLCPQVDAAHPDCSMAQYAFETLRAATLRHKQKHHYEKYADLLSESVRWNIERGKGILAANLLQAEADRDRLYLNFLNFFKHYDILATVSASVPPFLHTQPEILEINGTPLRNIIDYLTITYTISLTGLPAISIPCGWTTSGLPIGMQLIGKPRGEAELLQFAYLLQERLDFRHRWL is encoded by the coding sequence ATGAACGCAATTCATCAGTTAACGGCGACAGAACTCGCCCAAGCAATTCAAAGTAAGCAGATACGAGTTGTTGAAGCAGTGGCTGCGTGTTTTGAACAAATTGAACAACACAACGATCGCCTTAAAGCAATCATGACAACCTGCTGCGATCGCGCTGAGATAGAGGCGAAACAAGCTGATGCAGCGATTGAACAAGGGCAATCCCTCGGAATTCTGCATGGTGTTCCCTTTACGGCAAAAGATTTAACACCAACTGCAGGGGTGCGGACAACTTTTGGTTCAGTCATTTATCAAGATTATGTCCCTCAACACGATGAACTTTGCGTAGCGCGATCGCGATCTCATGGCGGTATTTTAATCGGTAAAACGAATACACCTGAATTTGGTTTAGGTGCACACTGTACAAACTCACTTTATGGACCAACTGCCAATCCTTACAATCCGAATTACACTTGTGGTGGATCGAGTGGTGGCGCAGCTGTCGCAGTCGCAACGGGAATGTGTTACCTAGCCCAAGGCACTGATATGGGTGGATCGGTGCGCACTCCGGCAAGCTTTTGTAATATTGTCGGGCTACGTCCTTCTGCTGGGCGGATTCCGCGTCGTCGCAAGATGTTGTTATGGGATTATTTAGATACCGATGGAATTTTAGCGCGTACAGTAGAAGATGCCGCATTGATGCTGGCGGCAATGGCTGGTGAGGACTGGGGCGATCCACTTTCGGTAGGGAGTCAATGGAATAGACCAGATTTTTCACTGCAGATGTGCGATCGCTTACCAAACAGCATACGTGTTGGCTTCAGTGCAAATTTAGGAATTGCTAAGATTGATGCTGAAGTTGAGGCAGTTTTTGATGGTGCTATTGCGCAAATTGCTGATTTATGTCCTCAGGTAGATGCTGCACATCCTGATTGTTCGATGGCACAATATGCCTTTGAGACACTACGGGCGGCGACATTACGACACAAACAAAAGCATCATTACGAGAAGTATGCCGATCTCCTTTCAGAAAGTGTGCGGTGGAATATTGAACGCGGTAAGGGAATTTTAGCAGCCAATCTTTTACAAGCAGAAGCCGATCGCGATCGCCTATATCTTAACTTCTTAAACTTCTTCAAACATTACGATATTCTTGCAACCGTCAGCGCCAGTGTTCCTCCATTCCTGCATACACAACCAGAGATTTTAGAAATTAATGGTACTCCGTTGCGTAATATTATTGACTACTTAACAATTACCTACACCATCTCTTTAACAGGTTTACCGGCAATTTCAATTCCTTGTGGTTGGACAACATCAGGATTACCTATTGGTATGCAATTAATTGGTAAACCACGAGGTGAAGCTGAGTTACTTCAATTTGCTTATTTATTACAAGAGAGATTGGATTTTCGTCACCGTTGGCTTTAG